DNA from Candidatus Acidiferrales bacterium:
CGGTCGTGTTCAAATAGATTGCCAGGATCAAAATGGCAACCGACAATCCCCACGCCAGCCGCCGCGCCCATGCTTCCATCGGGCCCCAGCGTCGCTCCTGTTCTTCCTGTTCCCGGATTTGGGCGCGCAAGCGAGTGTAAAAGCCAGGGGCCGGCTCAGGCGAATCAACAGCCAAAAGGCGCAGCATCCGCGACGCCTTGCGGGCGCGATGGACCAAAGCGCGGCAAGCCGGGCAAGTCGCGCGGTGGTTCTCCAGGAGCGCCACTAGTTCGCCGCCAGCCTTCTCTTCGAGCCAATCCTCAAGATGCTGATGAAACTCCCTACACTTCATGCTCACGCCCCTCCTTCCTGCGCCCCATGCGCTCGAGCGCCTTGGCCAGGCGCTCGCGGGCGCGAAACATTCGGACCTTTACCGTGTTCGGATTCATATCCGTTATTTCGGCGATTTCTTCCACCGAAAAACCTTCCACTTCCTTCAGGATCAAGAGCAGACGATCCTGAGGGGAGATGCGATCCAGGAGCCGAGCCACAAGGTCGGAGGCCTCGGCCCGGCGCGACGGAGCCGGCTCGCCGCGCTCTTCCTCGGCAATCTGCTCCAACCGCCGGAGCTGGTCGTCGTTAAGGTCGGCTTCATACACGAGGCGCCGCACTCGCTTCTTGCGCAGCCAGTCATAGGATTCATTGACAGCGATGCGATACAGCCAGGTGCCAAATGCCGAGCGGAAGTCAAAACGGCGCAGGGAGAAGTAGGCCTTGGCGAAGGCCTGCTGGGCCACGTCTTCCACATCTTCGCGCCGGCGCAAGAGGCGACGCACAATGGAAAAGACTCGGCTCTGGTGGCGGCGAACCAGTTGCCCGAATGCTTCCCACTCCCCGGCCTGGCTGCGTCGGACCAGTTCGGCTTCTGCATCCGGAGACTCGCTGCGAGGTGAAGCGACAGGCTCACTCACCCAGTCCCCTCCCTCGTCACTGGTACGACGCGCCTTGGGTGATTCCGGTTTCAAGATTCAAAGCTTTTTCATGGTTTCGGCCGACCGGCAACCCCTTTTTCCGACTTCTCAGGAATGGCATAGGGAGGGGGTTCTTATTCCCATTCGATGGTACTGGGTGGCTTCGAACTGATGTCCAATACAACACGGTTCACACCCTGGACTTCGTTCACGATGCGGCTGGAGATTCGCTCCAATAGCTCGCCCGGCAGTCTCGCCCAGTCGGCCGTCATGCCATCCTCGGAGTGCACGGCGCGAAGGGCCAGAGTATAAGCGTAGGTGCGCGAGTCACCCATCACGCCGACACTTCGCACCGGCAACAGGACGGCAAAAGCTTGCCACAATTTCTCGTACCAGCCAGCTTGCCGGATCTCATCGGTAAAAATCTGATCGGCTTTCCGCAAGATCTGAAGCCGCTCCGGCGTCACCTCGCCCAGGATGCGGACCGCCAAGCCGGGACCGGGGAAAGGATGCCGGCCGAGAATAGCCGCATCAAGGCCCAGTTCGCGGCCGACGGCCCGGACTTCGTCCTTGAAGAGGTCGCGCAAGGGCTCAATGAGCGCCAGTTGCATCACGTCGGGCAGGCCGCCGACATTGTGGTGCGTCTTGATGGTGGCGGAGGGGCCGCGAACCGATTGCGATTCGATGACATCTGGATAGAGTGTCCCCTGCACCAAAAAATCCACTTGGCCCAGTTTGCCGGCCTCCTCTTCAAATACCGCAATGAACTCATGGCCGATGCGAAGGCGCTTTTCCTCAGGCTCCACCACCCCGGCGAGGCGCGCGAGAAATCGGGCGGAGGCGTCCACGCCAATCACCTGCAAACCCAGACGCCCGAGGCGAGGAAGCATGGCGGCGAACTCTCCCTCCCGGAGAAGGCCGTTGTCCACAAAGAGGCAGGTCAACTGGTTGCCGATGGCGCGGTGAACCAGCGTGGCCGCGACCGTGGAATCTACCCCTCCGCTCAGCCCGCAAATCGCTTTGCCCTTCCCCACCCGCTGCCGAACACTTTCGACAGTGTGCTGGACAAAGTAACGCCTGTCCCAAGTCGGGCTGGCATGACAGATGGCAAAAACAAAATTGTGGAGGATGTCCGCGCCGCGGTCGGTGTGCTGGACCTCGGGGTGAAACTGGACAGCGTAGATCTGTTGGGCGGGATTTTCCATGACGGCGACGGCACTCTCGGTGGCGGCGACAACGCGGGATCCCGGCGGGAGACTGGCGACGTGATCGCCATGGCTGGCCCAAATGCGGAGCCTTTTGGGGAGACCGGCGAGGAGCAGAGAGGAACCGCAAATCTCGAGCTGTGCCGGGCCGTATTCTCGCCGCTCCGCGCGCTCCACTTTGCCGCCCAGAGTGTGGGCCAGCCACTGCAAGCCGTAGCAGATGCCGAGGATGGGGAGGCGCAACCCGAAGATTCCGCGGTCACAAACGGGAGCGCCGGGGTCGTACACCGAACCCGGCCCGCCAGACAACACAAGCCCGCAAGGCGCAAAGGCCCGAATCTCTTCGAGCGATACGGTGCACGGCAGGATGACGGAATAGACGCCTTGCTCGCGTATGCGGCGGGCGATCAATTGTGTGTACTGCGAACCGAAATCGAGAACGACAATGCCGCCGGGGATGCTCATGACGGCAGCTCCCCCGGCGCGGCCCCGGCCGGAGCCGGTTCTTGTCTTGTCAGCGCCAGATAGCCCGCGCTCTGGGCAGTAGCCAAAAAGCGACACGGGATCGAAATGAACAGCGCTGCCAGCGGCAGTGCCATCAAGACCGCTCTGCCCCTGTCCCAGTCAGGCAGAAAGCTCAGGAGAACTACCAGGAGCGATCCGATGAGAAAGGTTGCGCATCGCAGAAGGAAAAAGGTGGTGGCGAAGGCAAGAAAAGCGACCAGCGATTCGCCAAGATGCGACAGGCTGAGACCGAGCCCGGCGAGAAGATCGGTTTGCTCGCAAATGGCATAGGAGCGGCCGAGAGACAAGAGCCAGGAAAAAAATTGCCAGAAAAGGAGAATAGCAGCGATGCCGACCGAGCCGCTCAGAAATGAGGCCTGGCTAAAAAAGCGGTGGCTTCCCGGACGAAAAACCGCCCGGCCAAGGATGCTGTCGGCAATGAAAAGGCACAGGCCAGTCACCAGAAACCAGGCAGCGTGATAGGCAAGCATCACTCCGAAGTCTCCTGCCGTTGACCGCCGGGCGGTGCTTGCCAGATAGCCGACAAGCCATGTCCCGATGCGGGCCCTGACGGCCGAACCGACAATCCACCACATCAGGAAAGAGCCCAGCAAGCTGAGGGCTAAGGCCGTTTTGGCGTGAGCAGCGGCGGTTGAGAGAATGCTTACCAGGGTTGCGGCGACCAGCCAGGGCGGACCCGCCCGAAGATTGCGGATGTCAGCAGAACTGAGCGGGACCGAGTCAAGCCAGAGAGCAAGGGTGGCCAACGCAAGCACGCTGACCGCAGCCCAGAATCCCCAGCGCCAGGCGATTTCCACAGCGACGATGCGACGCTCGGACCAGGCGACGCGGAACCCTTTGCGGAAAGCGTCCCGAGACTCCATGATGGCTACACCACCCGATTCAAGGATACACCACGAGCCCAGGCTTGGATGTTCTCCACGGTCGTCACCAGAATACGCTGCAATGCCTCCCTGCTGTTGAAGGCGTTGTGAGGGGTATAGACGACATCATCGCGGCCGACGAGGACGTGGTGGCGAAGGAGGGTGCGCAGGGTTTCAACGCTCTGCTCAGAGTGCAGGAGCTGCTTCTCCTCGCGAATCAAATCTTCGCCTTCGAGGACGTCCAGCCCAGCACCGCCAAGTTGGCCTGATTCGAGAGCTTCGACCAGAGCGGCGGTGTCCACCAGGCTACCGCGGGCGGTGTTGATGAGGAGCGCGCCTCGCTTCATCTGAGCGAGCCGGGCCCGGTCGATGAGATGGTGATTCTCCGGCGAGTAGGGTATGTGCAGCGAAACGATGTCGCTCTCCCGAAGCAACTCGTCGAGCGCGGCATAGCGGAAACCGAGAAGATCGGCAAGGAAGCGATCCTGGCGAAGGTCGCAGGCAAGCACCCGCATGCTAAAGCCTCGGGCTATCTTGATCACGTGCAAGCCGATTTTTCCCGCTCCGATCACGCCGATGGTCTTGCCCTGAAGATCAAAGCCGGTGAGCTTGGCTAGATCCCACCGGCCCTGCCGGGCGTGAAGATAAGATTTGTGAACAAAACGCGACAGCGACAGGATGAGGGCGAAGGTATGCTCGGCCACCGTGTACTCGCCGTATGCCGGCACGTTGGCGACACTGATACCGCGCTGGTGGCACGCGGCGATGTCTATGTGGTCGACGCCGGTGGAACGGGTGGAGATGAGCTTCAGCCGGGGCATTTGCGCCATCGCCTGGTTGGTGATGCGGGACGAGATGAACACCGAGAGCACATCGCAGTCCTGAAACGAAGCCAGATTGTCAGGCCCTAACGCCCGCCCGTCGAACCGAAGTTGATGTTCGGACAAAGCTTCCGACAGATAGTTCTGTTCCCAGACCTCGAGCTCAAGAAAACCCATCTGCATAGCAGCAGTCAAGCGAGGACCATATTCACGAGCTTGTTCGGGACCACAATCGTTTTCAGCGGTCGCCTGCCTTCCATAAGGCGGGAGATGCGCGGATCGTTCAGGGCCCGCTCGATCAACTCGTCCTCTGCCAGGTCGCCCGGTACCAGAATCTTTCCGCGGAGCCGGCCGTTGATCTGAATCACGATCTCGAATTGCTCCTCCTGAGCAAGTTCGGCATCGTGTTTGGGCCAGGGTACGGCGGCCAGGCCGCCAGCATGCCCCAGCATTTCCCACAACTCTTCTCCCAGGTGTGGAGCAAAGGGAGAGATAAGGATGGCAGTGATATCCATCACCTGCTTCAAGATGCCCGGCGCTATTTCGTGATCGAGCGGCTCGGCGGCGTAAAGCTCGTTTACCAATTCCATGATGGCGGCAATCGAGGTATTGAAGTGCCAGCGGCCCTCAAAGTCGCGAGAAATGCGGCGGATGGTCTGGTGGGCCTTGCGCAGCAGTTTCCGCTCACGGGCCGAGATGCGCTCGGTGACCAGGGTGGCGGGGTCGTCGGCAGTTACCTGGCGCAAGGCCGGCGCATGCTTGGCAACGATCCGGAAAAGACGGTGAAGAAAGCGGTGAGCGCCTTCGATTCCCTGCTCACTCCACTCGAATTCCTTTTCCGGGGGGGCAGCAAAGAGGACGTAGAGACGGGTTGTGTCGGCGCCGTATTGCTTGACCATGTCATCCGGGTCGACAACGTTGCCGCGCGACTTTGACATTTTGACGCCCTTGTGGAGAACCATGCCCTGCGAAAAGAGGCGCGAGACGGGCTCATCGAGCCGGATAAGCCCCAGGTCACGCATGACTTTGGTAAAGAAACGGGCGTAGATCAGGTGAAGGATGGCGTGTTCGATGCCGCCGATGTACTGGTCAATGGGAAACCAGTAACTGACGGCATCGCGATTGACCGGCGCGGTGGAGATTTTGGCGTCGGTGTAACGATAGAAATACCAGGAGGAATCGAAGAAGGTGTCCATCGTATCGGTTTCGCGCTTGGCTGGCCGACGGCAGTTGGGGCAGGCAACATTCACAAATTCCTGCGACTCGGCCAGGGGGGAGTGCCCGCTGCCGGTGATCTCAACCACTTCCGGCAGGAGGACGGGCAAATCTTTGTCGGGCACGGGCACCACGCCACATTCGCCGCAGTAGATAACCGGGATGGGAGTTCCCCAGTAACGCTGGCGGGAAATGCCCCAATCCTTGAGGCGATAAATGGTCTCCGCCTTGGCAAAGCCGCGCGCCACCGCATCCGCTGTCATGCGAGCAATCGCCCGCTCCGAGGGCAGGCCGGAGTACGGGCCGGAGTTTACGGTGCGGCCATAAGCTTCAAAGGCTTGCTGCATGGTTTCCGCGTTCAAGACGCCATCCATCGGCTGGACGACTAAACGAACCGGCAGATGATATTTTTTCGCGAACTCGAAATCGCGCTGATCGTGGCCGGGAACGGACATGACTGCGCCGGTGCCGTACTCCATCAGCACAAAGTTGCCTATCCAAAGGGGCAAGAGGTCGCCGGAGAAGGGATTCGCGGTAAACTTTCCGGTAAACAGCCCTTCTTTCTCGAAGTGGCCAGTGATGGCGGCGCGACCGGCTTGCTGGCGCATCCGCTCGACTTGTTGCATCATGCGCGCGGCGCCAGCGACGCCAGCAAGGAGTCTCTCGACCATCGGGTGTTCGGGTGCCAACACAACGGCGTTCGCGCCATAGATGGTGTCGATACGGGTGGTGAAAACCTCCACGATGTCTTCGGACTTGGCGATTTTGAAGTGAACGCGCGCGCCGTGCGATTTGCCAATCCAGTGGCGCTGCATCGTCAGGACGCGTTCAGGCCAGCCGCCCTCGAGTTGCTTGCTATCCTCGAGCAACTGATCAGCGTAAGCCATGATCTTCAAGAACCATTGCTCGAGCTCCTTTTGCTCGACCGGGGTCTCTTCATGACGCCAGCAACAGCCGTCCACCACCTGCTCGTTGGCGAGCACAGTATGGCACTGAGGGCACCAGTTCACGCGGCTGCGTTTGCGATAGGCCAAACCCCGCTCCAGCATGCGCAAGAAGAACCATTGGTTCCAACGGTAGTACTCGGGCTCGCAACTGGAGATTTCCCGTTCCCAGTCGTAGCTGAAGCCAAAACGTTGGCACTGGCTGCGCATGTGGCTGATGTTGGCGGCCGTCCAGACGCGAGGATGAACCTTGTTTTGGATGGCCGCGTTTTCCGCCGGAAGACCAAAGGAATCCCACCCGATGGGGTGGAGGACGTTGAAGCCGCTCGAGCGCTTGAAGCGCGCCACCGCATCGCCAATCGAATAGTTGCGCACGTGACCCATATGCAGAACACCGGAGGGATAGGGCAGCATCTCCAGCAGGTAGTATTTCCGTCGGGAAGGATCGGGCCTGGCTTCAAAAAGATGTTGTTCCTCCCAAGCTTTCTCCCACTTCAACTCGATGGTCTGGGGATCATACTCAGCCACGTCGTGTACGGCTCCTCTGTGATTGTGTCCTATATGTCTGTCCGGCCAGCTTTTTGAGCGCGCGAACGTTGCGGCGGTCGTCGCCCTTGCGGTCAATCGGTGTTTCCAGAATAAAAGCTTTTCCTTCGAGAGCCGGGTGGTTCAACAGGCGACGGAAGGCTTCGAGACCGATCTTGCCGCGGCCGATATGTTGGTGCCGGTCAACGCGGGAACCGAGCGGCGCCTTGGAGTCATTGGCGTGGATGACGGGAACGCGAGTCAGCCCAATCAGACGTTCGGTTTCCCAGAGGGTCGTTTCCACGCCTTCCGGGGTGCGAATATCGTAACCGCTGGCGAAGGCGTGGGCCGTGTCCCAACAAACGCCGACGGGCAAATCGGCAGCCGCGTCCAAAATATCTCGCAGCTCTTCGAGCCGCGCGCCCAGCGAGTCGCCCTGGCCGGCGGTGTTTTCGATTAAAATTTGGAGGCCGTCGAGGGCGAGGGTGCGAACCGCTTCCCGCAGCGACTGGGCCACGTCGCGGATGGCCTGTTTGCGGTCGCCCCCCAGAGGACTGCCCGGGTGGGCGACCAGATAGTCTGCCCCGAGAGCCAGCGCCCGGCGCAGCTCATGGTGGAAGGCGTGGATGGAGCGGGAGCGGATAAGGGCGCTGGGGGAGGCAAGGTTGATGAGATAATTGTCATGGATAACGAGGGGAGAGAGTCCCCGCTCGGCGCGGCGATGGCGAAAGGTTTGCGCTTCGACGGTGTTGAGCTGGCGCGCGTCCCAAAGCCGCGGACTGGAAGAAAAAATCTGAAAGGTGTCACAGCCGAGTTGGTGCGCGGTTTCAATCGCGTTTTCGAGCTTGCCAGCGATTGAAGTGTGGATTCCGATTTTGACCTTACTGTTCACTCCTCTTCGTTGAGCGTATCCCCCAGCAAGTTTTCCAAGGACAAGTTCAAAATCGCTATGCTAACAGAGGGTGAAACGAGCGGTCAAGGAGAGCCGGTTGCTTCCGCCAAGTGGATTGGGCTAGACTCAAACCACCGCAGCGGAACCTGCGGGCACAGGTGAAGCCGACGCCATGTTAGTCGTCATGCAAGCCCACGCCAGCGAGGCGGAGGTGCGCGCGGTCTGCGAGGCGATCGAGCACCTGGGCTACCACGCACACCCGATCCCCGGCGCTACCCGGACGGCGATCGGGATCACCGGCAACCCCGGGGCCGTGGACCTCGGGAATATCGAGGCGATGCCCGGGGTGGTGGAGTGCATCCCGGTCAGCAAGCCCTACAAGCTGGTCAGCCGGGAGATCAAAGCGGAAAACACGGTGATCGAAATCGGCGAGGCGCAGATTGGCGGCCCCGGCATTGCTGTGATTGCCGGCCCTTGTGCCATCGAAAGCCGGGAGCAGGCCATGGCCATTGCCAAGGCGGTGAAAGCCGCCGGGGTAAAGCTGTTTCGAGGCGGCGCCTACAAGCCTCGCACTTCCCCGTACAGCTTCCAAGGGCTGGGTGAGGAGGGGTTGAAAATTTTGGCGGAGGTGCGCCAGGCGCATGGGTTGGGGATCGTCACCGAGGCAGTGGATAACGAGTCGCTCGACCTGGTCGAAGAGTACGCCGACGTGATCCAGATTGGGGCGCGCAACATGCAGAACTTCTCGCTTTTGAAGCGAGCCGGCAAAGCGAGGAAGCCGGTCCTGCTCAAGCGCGGCATGTCGGCCACACTGGATGAGTTTCTGATGGCGGCCGAATACGTGATGGCCGAGGGCAACTACCACGTAATCCTTTGCGAGCGCGGAGTCCGGACCTTTGCCGACCACACCCGCAACACGCTCGATCTCTCGGTGGTGCCAGCGGTGAAGCGAGTGAGCCACCTGCCGATCCTGGTGGATCCGAGCCACGGCACCGGGAGGCGCGACAAGGTCATTCCCCTCTCCCGGGCGGCAGTGGCAGTGGGCGCCGACGGGCTTCTCATCGAAGTCCACCACCAGCCCGACAAGGCGCTGTCCGATGGCATGCAGTCCCTCCCGCCGGAGCAGTTCGAACAATTGATGGTTGAGATCCGCCAGATTGCCAAGGTCATCGGCCGGGCGGCCAACGGCCAGTGAAACTGAATCCTCGCTTCCTCGTTCTAACTCTGCTGCTGGGGGTCTGGACAGCCATTCTGTTACTGCAGGAAAAAGCCCCCCTCATCCTGGAATCGAGCCAACGGATCTATGCCTTCGTGGCCAACCGGGACAGCAACAGTGTGACCGTAGTGGACCTACAATGGCTGCGGGTGCGGGCGGATTTGCCGACGCCGCGCGGTCCCTCCCAGCTCCGCCTTCATCCCAAGCGAAACGAGTTGTGGATACTGTGTTCCGCGGCCGATCAAATTGCTATTCTCGACATTGGGAGCCTGCGCGAAATCGCCCGCATCAGCGTGGGACGCGTTCCCGCCTGGCTTGAATTTTCGCCTGACGGCAACCACGCCTTTGTCGCCAACAGCAGCTCCGATTCTTTGACACGTATCGATGCCCGATCACGACGAGTGGTGGGGACGGTTCCCATAGGGAAAGAGCCGCGGCAACTGCGAGTGAGTGCCGACGGAAAACTTGTGGTGGTGAGCTTGGCGGGCGAGGACGGGATTGCCTGGGTGGAGGCGGCAACCGGCAAGAAGTTGGGGGCTGTCCGGGTGGGGAAAAAGCCCGGCGCGCTGGCCATCCTGCATGACGGAAGCAAAGTATTTGTGGCCAACGAAGCGGATAATCGAGTTTCGGTGGTGGACCTTGTGCACGGCGCCCTTTTGACCCACGTTCGCGTTGGCAAGGAACCGGCTGATCTGGTGCTCAAGGCCGATGGCGGGGAAGCCTACGTCCTGAACGCCGGCTCTCACACCGTGGCAGCGATCAATACCTGGACGAACGAGGTGGCGGATCAGATGCTGGTGGGTTCGCGACCGCTGAGGGGCCTGCTGGGATCAAAGAACACGCTTTACGTTGCCGACCCCGCCGCCAATCGGGTGATCGTCCTCGATGTCGGCAACCGGCAATGGATCAGCAGCATTCCGGTGGGGGAGGAGCCGGTGGCGATGGCACTGGCACCGGGTGAAGGGGTGCTGCTTGTGGTAGATCGTGGCTCGAACGATCTTGCCCTCATTCGGACGAAAAGCAATTCGCTCATGACGATGATTGCGGTTGGGCTTGGACCGGCAGACGTGGCGGTGCGGCTTTTCCGCGTTCAGCCGCGCGATGGCGGGGCAGCGGCGCTGAGGTCTTCGAACTAAACCTTCTCACAGGCTTGGCCAGGCAAAGGCTTCCGAGCCAAGCGACACTTCGATGGCGCCCGCGGCGGGGAGGGCGTCCAGGGGCAGCCCGGAATGCCAGAGTGACACGCCCATACGAAGAATCCCTTCAGCAGGGTTGCCAACGAGTTCACGGTTGAGCGCCACTTCGAGCACCTTGTCCAGGGCAGCCTCGAGCTGGTCTGCTTGGACCGGTTCGAAAACGCATCCTGTTTCACGGCGAAGGCCGGCAGAGGCGATCCGGCGCATCCGGATGTTGAGCAATACTTCAGTTTCTCGGGCGCCCTGTATGCTGAGGCGAAGCGAGCAGTCGTCGAGCCGGCACTCCCCTTGGGAAGAGAAATCCAGCCGCAAGTAAAGCTGGGTAGAGTCGAAGCCGTAATAAAGCGTCTGAAGACAAGAACGCCGACCATGCATCGCCGCCGAGCGCTGGTCGGCGCTATAGAGACCGGCCCCCAACCATTCGAAGTAGCTGGTGACGCGGCCATCTATCTTCGGCGAGATGTAAGCCGAGGGGAGCACCAGGAGGGCGCGGATGGGAGCGGTGGAAACCGGCTGGCCGAGGGCCTTGGGGACTACTTCCCCGAGCTGGTGGTAAACCTCGCTCAGAGATTGACGGTAGAGTTGATCAAAAATATTGGCCTGGCTGGTGGCGTGTTCCGGGCCGTACCACCAGCACCAATCGCTGCCTTCGGCGGCGAGCAGGGCATCCTGGGCGGCTCTTTGCCGTTCGGGCTCTAGTCCGACTTTCTGGGAGGCGCGCGAATAGAGGTCGCGGGCGTCGTTCAAAAGGTCCCAAGCACGAATATCATCGGCGTGGCCCATCCAGATGTTGAAGTTGGCGTTGATCCACGAACCGGGGACGATTCTATCGAGCAGCGGCTTTTCCGGGAATTGAGCCAGCGCCTCGGAAACCGTTACAGCGCGAATTTGCCGGTCATGTTCAAGGAGGCGGTAGAACTCGTCCAGAAACTCCCGGCCGTTGCGCGGATAGTATTCCCAGGCATTTTCACCATCGAGAATGATGCTAACGAGGGCGGAGCGGTCTCCCACCGACTGGCCGGCGCGGCGCACTCGCTCGAGGAGGTCGCGAGCAGCCGCTTTCGGCTCCATGCGGCTATAGACGAAGCCGACCAGGTCCGAAAGATAGTGATCGCGAAAGACCAAATTCAAGGTGTGCTTTCCATGGGCAAAGCGGTAGGGTGAATAGAGCTTCTGGGGCTCGACCGGCGCGCCGGCTGCGTCCCGGTGGAAGTCGAGCGCCAAGCTTCGGCCTAGCACACCCTCGTCGCTGGCTGCCCACTCGAAGCCGGTCTGGGCAATGATGGCGAGCGTTTCTTCCGAGACGCTGCCTTCCGAAGGCCAGAGGCCGGCGGGCCGGCGGCCGAACACCCGCTCGTGGAGCCGCTGGGCACGTAGTAGCTGCTCTTGTGCGTCTTCCGGGTGACGGAAGCGCCTAGCGGGCAGGGGAGACGAGGGATTGGACTCGCGGGCGGCATTTGAGTCGCACAGAAGGGGGAGGATGGGATGGTAGAAGGGCGAGGTGGAGATCTCCACCTGGCTGCGTTCTGCCGCGGCGCGGTAAGCAGGCAGCACACGATGCAATATCTCAGCTTGCTTCATTTTCAGAGTTTGCTTGTCGGCTTCCGTAAAGCCCCGGCCCCGGCGAGAGAGAGGCGCGATCAGGGGATCGCTTTCCAGGTAGATTTCGTCCATCCACGCCAACTGCCAGAGAACCTGCAGATCGGTCCAATCTTCCTGGGAAAACGGGGGAAGCGCAGCCCCGCCAGTGCGTACCCTCTCCGGCTTGCCACGAGCGCGACGTGAAAGCTCTCCATAGCGAGGCCAGCGCCGAAGAAGCCGTTCGTTGACCTGAAACGCCCAGAGGAGAAGCCGCTGTTTCCCCTCTTCTGTCATGTCCCTCGGGTCATCAAATGCGAGCTTATCGGAGTCGTCCATAAAATCACCGGAAGCATAATGTTCGAGCTGCTCGATGAGGGAGGGGACTAAATTGAACGTGACGTGGACGTTCGGGAAAGGTTCCAAACTGAGGACCATACCCAGATAATCTTTGAGCGCGTGGAGGCGGACCCAGGGAAGCAAATACCGACCTGAGGCCGGATCGCGATACGAGGGTTGGTGCATGTGCCAGAGAAGGGCGAGCCAGATAGGTTTCATCGAAGCTCCAACCACCGTTGAGGAGCGCGGGGCAGGCAACCGGCCGGTTGTTTCGTTTGTTGCGCTGCCGGGCTCTGGTAGAATCTGGCTGTCAGCGGCAAGAACCCATGAGACTTCTCTTTCGCCATAGCATGCGTGAAGCGGTAGCGCACGGGGTGATCGGGCTGATGGTATTCACGTTTGTCCTCCTCATTCCCCAACTGGTGCGGTTGATGGAACTGGTGGTGCGGCAGTCGGCCCCGCTCGAAGACATGGGCGTGCTCGTCGCCTGCACCCTGCCCGGGGTTCTGACCTTTGCGCTTCCGATGTCGGTGCTGGTGGGGATCTTGATCTCGCTCGGGCGAATGTCGAGCGACGGCGAACTGGTGGCCCTGCGGGCGACGGGTACCAGCGTTCGCCGGATGCTCAGCCCGGTCATGGCTTTCGGTACGGCTGGTGCGCTGTTGACGCTCGCCATGACGATATGGCTTGGCCCGGCGGCAGCTCGGAGATTCAGCGACCTGGAAGCGAAATTTCGGGCTAGCCAGGCAGGCTATGAGATT
Protein-coding regions in this window:
- a CDS encoding sigma-70 family RNA polymerase sigma factor, which produces MSEPVASPRSESPDAEAELVRRSQAGEWEAFGQLVRRHQSRVFSIVRRLLRRREDVEDVAQQAFAKAYFSLRRFDFRSAFGTWLYRIAVNESYDWLRKKRVRRLVYEADLNDDQLRRLEQIAEEERGEPAPSRRAEASDLVARLLDRISPQDRLLLILKEVEGFSVEEIAEITDMNPNTVKVRMFRARERLAKALERMGRRKEGREHEV
- the guaA gene encoding glutamine-hydrolyzing GMP synthase, encoding MSIPGGIVVLDFGSQYTQLIARRIREQGVYSVILPCTVSLEEIRAFAPCGLVLSGGPGSVYDPGAPVCDRGIFGLRLPILGICYGLQWLAHTLGGKVERAERREYGPAQLEICGSSLLLAGLPKRLRIWASHGDHVASLPPGSRVVAATESAVAVMENPAQQIYAVQFHPEVQHTDRGADILHNFVFAICHASPTWDRRYFVQHTVESVRQRVGKGKAICGLSGGVDSTVAATLVHRAIGNQLTCLFVDNGLLREGEFAAMLPRLGRLGLQVIGVDASARFLARLAGVVEPEEKRLRIGHEFIAVFEEEAGKLGQVDFLVQGTLYPDVIESQSVRGPSATIKTHHNVGGLPDVMQLALIEPLRDLFKDEVRAVGRELGLDAAILGRHPFPGPGLAVRILGEVTPERLQILRKADQIFTDEIRQAGWYEKLWQAFAVLLPVRSVGVMGDSRTYAYTLALRAVHSEDGMTADWARLPGELLERISSRIVNEVQGVNRVVLDISSKPPSTIEWE
- a CDS encoding NAD(P)-dependent oxidoreductase, with product MGFLELEVWEQNYLSEALSEHQLRFDGRALGPDNLASFQDCDVLSVFISSRITNQAMAQMPRLKLISTRSTGVDHIDIAACHQRGISVANVPAYGEYTVAEHTFALILSLSRFVHKSYLHARQGRWDLAKLTGFDLQGKTIGVIGAGKIGLHVIKIARGFSMRVLACDLRQDRFLADLLGFRYAALDELLRESDIVSLHIPYSPENHHLIDRARLAQMKRGALLINTARGSLVDTAALVEALESGQLGGAGLDVLEGEDLIREEKQLLHSEQSVETLRTLLRHHVLVGRDDVVYTPHNAFNSREALQRILVTTVENIQAWARGVSLNRVV
- the leuS gene encoding leucine--tRNA ligase, which codes for MAEYDPQTIELKWEKAWEEQHLFEARPDPSRRKYYLLEMLPYPSGVLHMGHVRNYSIGDAVARFKRSSGFNVLHPIGWDSFGLPAENAAIQNKVHPRVWTAANISHMRSQCQRFGFSYDWEREISSCEPEYYRWNQWFFLRMLERGLAYRKRSRVNWCPQCHTVLANEQVVDGCCWRHEETPVEQKELEQWFLKIMAYADQLLEDSKQLEGGWPERVLTMQRHWIGKSHGARVHFKIAKSEDIVEVFTTRIDTIYGANAVVLAPEHPMVERLLAGVAGAARMMQQVERMRQQAGRAAITGHFEKEGLFTGKFTANPFSGDLLPLWIGNFVLMEYGTGAVMSVPGHDQRDFEFAKKYHLPVRLVVQPMDGVLNAETMQQAFEAYGRTVNSGPYSGLPSERAIARMTADAVARGFAKAETIYRLKDWGISRQRYWGTPIPVIYCGECGVVPVPDKDLPVLLPEVVEITGSGHSPLAESQEFVNVACPNCRRPAKRETDTMDTFFDSSWYFYRYTDAKISTAPVNRDAVSYWFPIDQYIGGIEHAILHLIYARFFTKVMRDLGLIRLDEPVSRLFSQGMVLHKGVKMSKSRGNVVDPDDMVKQYGADTTRLYVLFAAPPEKEFEWSEQGIEGAHRFLHRLFRIVAKHAPALRQVTADDPATLVTERISARERKLLRKAHQTIRRISRDFEGRWHFNTSIAAIMELVNELYAAEPLDHEIAPGILKQVMDITAILISPFAPHLGEELWEMLGHAGGLAAVPWPKHDAELAQEEQFEIVIQINGRLRGKILVPGDLAEDELIERALNDPRISRLMEGRRPLKTIVVPNKLVNMVLA
- a CDS encoding deoxyribonuclease IV gives rise to the protein MNSKVKIGIHTSIAGKLENAIETAHQLGCDTFQIFSSSPRLWDARQLNTVEAQTFRHRRAERGLSPLVIHDNYLINLASPSALIRSRSIHAFHHELRRALALGADYLVAHPGSPLGGDRKQAIRDVAQSLREAVRTLALDGLQILIENTAGQGDSLGARLEELRDILDAAADLPVGVCWDTAHAFASGYDIRTPEGVETTLWETERLIGLTRVPVIHANDSKAPLGSRVDRHQHIGRGKIGLEAFRRLLNHPALEGKAFILETPIDRKGDDRRNVRALKKLAGQTYRTQSQRSRTRRG
- the aroF gene encoding 3-deoxy-7-phosphoheptulonate synthase; this encodes MLVVMQAHASEAEVRAVCEAIEHLGYHAHPIPGATRTAIGITGNPGAVDLGNIEAMPGVVECIPVSKPYKLVSREIKAENTVIEIGEAQIGGPGIAVIAGPCAIESREQAMAIAKAVKAAGVKLFRGGAYKPRTSPYSFQGLGEEGLKILAEVRQAHGLGIVTEAVDNESLDLVEEYADVIQIGARNMQNFSLLKRAGKARKPVLLKRGMSATLDEFLMAAEYVMAEGNYHVILCERGVRTFADHTRNTLDLSVVPAVKRVSHLPILVDPSHGTGRRDKVIPLSRAAVAVGADGLLIEVHHQPDKALSDGMQSLPPEQFEQLMVEIRQIAKVIGRAANGQ